From the genome of Candidatus Methylomirabilota bacterium, one region includes:
- a CDS encoding bifunctional oligoribonuclease/PAP phosphatase NrnA, which translates to MSAAVEHRGRAPSEAVLAPFRKDGGRALMLGHVHPDADVLGTLLALGLALEGRGWSVAYGGPHPAPGALGFLPGIERYRRLGEVGGPFDVAVLTDCPNAERTEGLIDQARRAARLTVNIDHHPDNRRYADVNWLDVEAAATGEMVYELLDTLGAPLTPAIATNLFTAIHTDTGSFRYSNVTARTFRIAAALVAAGADPAFVASSLYERRAPDALRWLGESLARVEVSDGGRLAWLALPADAVPETFVQAEELVNYPRSIATVRVACLFRELGGDVKVSLRGKGDVDVQRIAAQFGGGGHRNAAGCTVPGPLADAQRAVLTAVRAALAPPGKAAAR; encoded by the coding sequence GTGAGCGCCGCGGTCGAGCACCGGGGGCGCGCGCCCTCGGAGGCGGTGCTCGCGCCCTTCCGCAAGGACGGCGGGCGGGCGCTCATGCTCGGGCACGTCCATCCCGACGCGGACGTGCTCGGCACGCTCCTGGCGCTCGGCCTCGCCCTCGAGGGCCGCGGCTGGAGCGTCGCGTACGGCGGCCCGCACCCGGCACCGGGCGCCCTCGGCTTTCTGCCCGGGATCGAGCGCTACCGGCGCCTCGGCGAGGTGGGCGGCCCCTTCGACGTCGCGGTGCTCACCGACTGCCCGAACGCCGAGCGCACCGAGGGGCTCATCGACCAGGCGCGCCGGGCCGCGCGCCTCACCGTGAACATCGACCACCACCCGGACAACCGCCGCTACGCCGACGTGAACTGGCTCGACGTGGAGGCCGCGGCCACGGGCGAGATGGTCTACGAGCTCCTCGACACCCTGGGCGCGCCGCTGACGCCCGCGATCGCCACGAACCTCTTCACCGCCATCCACACGGACACGGGCTCCTTCCGCTACTCCAACGTGACGGCGCGCACGTTCCGGATCGCGGCCGCCCTCGTCGCCGCGGGTGCCGACCCCGCGTTCGTCGCGTCGAGCCTCTACGAGCGCCGGGCGCCCGACGCGCTCCGCTGGCTCGGCGAATCGCTGGCACGCGTCGAGGTCTCCGACGGCGGCCGGCTCGCCTGGCTCGCGCTGCCGGCCGACGCGGTGCCGGAGACGTTCGTCCAGGCCGAGGAGCTCGTGAACTACCCGCGCTCGATCGCGACGGTGCGCGTCGCGTGCCTCTTCCGCGAGCTCGGCGGGGACGTGAAGGTGAGCCTCCGCGGCAAGGGCGACGTGGACGTCCAGCGGATCGCGGCGCAGTTCGGCGGCGGCGGCCACCGCAACGCGGCCGGCTGCACGGTGCCGGGGCCGCTCGCCGACGCCCAGCGCGCCGTGCTCACGGCGGTGCGCGCGGCGCTCGCCCCGCCGGGCAAGGCCGCCGCGCGGTGA
- a CDS encoding bifunctional riboflavin kinase/FAD synthetase produces the protein MRIVRGLESYPPDARESAVALGVFDGVHLGHRAILAAAVAEARRHGLVALACTFDPHPLEVLQPARAPVPLTPLPDRLALIAETGVDAAVVVAFTREVAAVEPEAFVRDVLVERLKARDVVVGFNHRFGRGARGTAALLEALAPRLGFRAHVVAPLEVEGTAVSSSEVRAALQAGDLERAARLLGRPYSAEGEVVRGAGRGRTLGFPTANVRTGRPLPLPPGVYACQALLGPDRYPAVVNVGVRPTFGETELLVEAHLLDFSGDLYGRRLRLAFLRRLREERKFPDVESLRRQIAQDVAAAREGI, from the coding sequence ATGCGGATCGTCCGGGGACTCGAGTCCTACCCGCCTGACGCCCGCGAGAGCGCCGTCGCGCTCGGCGTCTTCGACGGCGTTCACCTCGGCCATCGCGCCATCCTCGCCGCCGCGGTCGCGGAGGCGCGGCGGCACGGGCTCGTGGCGCTCGCCTGCACGTTCGACCCGCACCCGCTCGAGGTCCTCCAGCCGGCGCGCGCGCCGGTCCCGCTGACGCCGCTCCCGGACCGGCTCGCCCTCATCGCGGAGACGGGCGTCGACGCGGCCGTCGTCGTCGCCTTCACCCGCGAGGTCGCGGCCGTGGAGCCCGAGGCGTTCGTGCGGGACGTGCTCGTGGAGCGGCTCAAGGCGCGCGACGTCGTGGTCGGCTTCAACCACCGCTTCGGGCGCGGCGCGCGCGGGACCGCGGCGCTGCTCGAGGCGCTCGCGCCCCGGCTGGGCTTCCGCGCCCATGTGGTCGCGCCCCTCGAGGTCGAGGGGACCGCGGTGTCCTCCTCGGAGGTCCGCGCCGCCCTCCAGGCCGGCGACCTCGAGCGTGCGGCGCGGCTGCTCGGGCGGCCGTACTCGGCGGAGGGTGAGGTCGTGCGCGGGGCCGGTCGGGGCCGCACCCTCGGCTTTCCCACGGCGAACGTGAGGACCGGTCGCCCGCTGCCGCTCCCGCCCGGCGTCTACGCTTGCCAGGCGCTCTTGGGCCCTGACCGCTACCCCGCCGTGGTCAACGTCGGCGTGCGTCCCACCTTCGGCGAGACCGAGCTCCTCGTGGAGGCACATCTTCTCGATTTCTCGGGCGATCTCTATGGCCGGCGGCTCCGACTGGCGTTCCTGCGGCGTCTCCGCGAGGAGCGAAAGTTCCCCGACGTCGAGTCGCTCCGGCGCCAGATCGCGCAGGACGTCGCCGCCGCCCGCGAGGGGATCTGA
- the truB gene encoding tRNA pseudouridine(55) synthase TruB: MSVQPGGAGVLVVDKGAGATSFDAVALARRRLGLHRVGHAGTLDPAATGVLPILLGEATKLMSYLTDQEKEYAVTVRFGLTTDTHDVGGRVRAEAPVPRLERAELEAACRPFVGRIGQVPPMYSAVHHGGRRLYELARRGIDVAREPRPVFVRSIAVEAVAPPCATLRVVCGKGTYVRVLAADLGAALGCGAAVERLVRARVGPFTLAAAVAWADLASGEREALWARVEPPEAALADWTAVTLDEPAATAFTHGQAVAAAPSLATEDRFVRVHDRTGALIGVGALAAAGRQVRPVRILHADRPGTRVLPA, translated from the coding sequence GTGAGCGTCCAGCCCGGCGGCGCCGGCGTCCTCGTCGTGGACAAGGGGGCCGGCGCGACGTCGTTCGATGCCGTCGCGCTGGCCCGCCGGCGGCTCGGTCTCCACCGCGTCGGCCACGCGGGCACGCTGGACCCCGCGGCGACCGGCGTGCTGCCGATCCTCCTCGGCGAGGCGACGAAGCTCATGTCCTACCTCACGGATCAGGAAAAGGAATACGCCGTGACCGTCCGCTTCGGGCTGACGACCGACACACACGACGTCGGCGGCCGCGTGCGCGCGGAGGCGCCGGTCCCGCGGCTCGAGCGGGCGGAGCTCGAGGCCGCGTGTCGGCCGTTCGTGGGGCGCATCGGGCAGGTCCCGCCGATGTACTCGGCGGTCCACCACGGGGGGCGGCGGCTCTACGAGCTGGCCCGCCGGGGCATCGACGTGGCGCGCGAGCCGCGCCCAGTGTTCGTCCGCTCGATCGCCGTGGAGGCGGTGGCGCCGCCGTGCGCCACGCTTCGGGTCGTCTGCGGCAAGGGGACCTACGTGCGCGTCCTCGCCGCCGACCTCGGCGCGGCGCTCGGCTGCGGCGCCGCCGTGGAGCGCCTGGTGCGCGCGCGCGTCGGCCCCTTCACGCTCGCCGCCGCCGTCGCGTGGGCCGATCTCGCGAGCGGCGAGCGTGAGGCGCTCTGGGCGCGCGTCGAGCCGCCCGAGGCCGCGCTCGCCGACTGGACCGCCGTCACCCTCGACGAGCCGGCGGCGACGGCGTTCACTCACGGGCAGGCGGTCGCGGCCGCCCCGTCCCTCGCGACGGAGGATCGTTTCGTGCGCGTCCACGACCGCACCGGCGCCTTGATCGGCGTAGGCGCCCTCGCGGCCGCCGGACGGCAGGTGAGACCGGTTCGGATTCTGCATGCGGATCGTCCGGGGACTCGAGTCCTACCCGCCTGA